In Cercospora beticola chromosome 3, complete sequence, the following proteins share a genomic window:
- a CDS encoding uncharacterized protein (MEROPS:MER0002476), which translates to MARRQYRYPLKVVGQGQKRTAQDDAPPPAAKRPRVRTPPASTPSPLTTPIFPPQVKSKNKVEGNARVGPYYEDEISRTAFPRVRHPQSKAMHNPNNLCYRNASLQALFHSPQFYQFLGKVHQDCYVTSEYCVVCALQELIWRYWNAPGVQPGNSGVTEVSGGRLEVFTAACKKSPPRDLQTAREVEKDRQSDAFMFIDYLVRECLAEVPGMDASLLRDFFELECERSWTCRHCGNESRIQDEKTGQLGLTVEFSDKEKGHGVPWYIHNGFFYEKVTVWCDSDECQERRDTSEAIDGPRRLLTRRITRAPEVLVVRIARFKFTEEGTVSKIEQRVRYPEFLNLNAYRGQNLKQDCVYRLDGVVGHRGKTTRKGHYIAAARDLSSRYEVLNDMREILSSGNFKTMETFNKSGNVEKAAFSPFVCIYSRL; encoded by the coding sequence ATGGCCCGTAGACAATATCGATACCCTCTCAAGGTAGTTGGCCAAGGCCAAAAGCGAACTGCCCAGGACGATGCCCCCCCTCCTGCGGCTAAGCGTCCACGAGTACGCACGCCCCCTGCTAGTACTCCTTCCCCTCTTACAACTCCAATCTTTCCACCTCAGgtgaagagcaagaacaaaGTTGAGGGCAACGCACGTGTTGGGCCATACTACGAGGACGAAATCTCCAGAACAGCGTTTCCCAGGGTCAGACATCCGCAATCGAAGGCAATGCACAATCCCAACAATCTCTGCTACCGGAACGCAAGCTTGCAAGCACTCTTCCATTCACCACAATTCTATCAATTCCTGGGCAAAGTCCACCAGGACTGTTACGTAACGTCGGAATACTGTGTCGTCTGCGCGCTGCAGGAACTCATATGGCGCTATTGGAACGCACCAGGGGTTCAACCTGGCAATTCTGGCGTGACTGAAGTCTCTGGCGGCAGGCTTGAAGTCTTCACAGCGGCATGCAAGAAGAGTCCGCCGCGAGACCTACAAACAGCGAGAGAGGTCGAAAAGGATCGTCAAAGTGATGCCTTCATGTTCATAGACTATCTCGTCAGAGAATGTCTCGCCGAGGTCCCCGGTATGGATGCATCGCTTTTGAGAGATTTCTTCGAGCTGGAATGTGAGCGGAGTTGGACATGCCGACATTGTGGCAATGAATCACGCATTCAAGACGAGAAGACTGGACAGCTCGGCTTGACCGTTGAATTTTCCGATAAGGAGAAAGGTCACGGCGTTCCGTGGTACATTCACAACGGCTTCTTCTACGAGAAAGTCACAGTCTGGTGCGATAGCGATGAGTGCCAGGAGCGCAGAGATACCAGCGAGGCCATAGATGGACCTCGAAGACTCCTCACGCGACGTATCACACGGGCACCTGAAGTCTTGGTGGTACGCATTGCGCGCTTCAAGTTTACCGAGGAAGGCACAGTGTCGAAGATCGAGCAGCGTGTAAGGTATCCTGAGTTTCTGAACTTGAATGCGTATCGTGGCCAAAACTTGAAGCAAGATTGCGTGTATCGACTGGACGGAGTGGTGGGCCACCGGGGGAAAACGACCAGAAAGGGCCACTACATTGCGGCCGCACGTGATTTATCTAGCCGGTATGAAGTTTTGAACGACATGAGAGAGATACTGTCGTCGGGCAACTTCAAGACGATGGAGACCTTCAACAAGTCCGGAAACGTCGAGAAAGCCGCCTTCTCGCCTTTTGTGTgtatatatagccgcttGTAA
- a CDS encoding uncharacterized protein (MEROPS:MER0001877): MAGNFLTSPMVDRTQTPPIVESPAKRSPVEDWAWLPEASSPRRMRTPSLSSSLSSPGTPSPTDQQHSSDAEFYKWDGFLVTEDGQLGRQVQPDQGMEGRWSEFPDVWFPASKGLYNRGNDCYRSAVLQALLHLPAFYRYMGVIHRNCTTHSSGCLVCCIQDICHVYWAYEGISVDDEWAMIPSGVHAVDQSLYDEFHQALEANLPADFEDLKNDILLNAQSDAREFLGYLIREQIQSKKSDGDGISFDDMFELETQQAWTCTDCGRTKSDKSKTMQLGLYVPLNQEGLEDGRTLKSCLESNFASTFRIRCDSAFCIANTASTEQHSDGPERQVVTTITQAPEVLFIQFGRFDNLANKIFTEIRYPEFLDLNAHREPGLVDEECIYRLDSVVAHKGSDIDSGHYVAAVRRIDEDGFLVVDDSDEIAVSRGGDFQEMLKPTSQGWKGEAFILMYTKL; the protein is encoded by the coding sequence ATGGCCGGAAATTTCTTGACGTCGCCGATGGTCGATAGAACCCAAACACCGCCGATAGTCGAGTCGCCTGCCAAAAGGTCTCCCGTCGAAGACTGGGCATGGCTACCAGAGGCATCGAGTCCAAGGAGAATGCGAACACCTTCATTATCTTCATCACTATCGTCGCCAGGCACACCGTCGCCCACAGACCAGCAACATTCATCAGATGCAGAGTTTTACAAGTGGGACGGCTTCCTCGTTACAGAGGATGGCCAGCTAGGCCGCCAGGTCCAGCCCGACCAAGGAATGGAAGGTAGATGGAGTGAGTTTCCAGACGTCTGGTTCCCGGCATCGAAAGGTCTATACAACCGAGGGAACGACTGTTATCGGAGCGCCGTACTTCAAGCTCTCTTGCACTTGCCAGCGTTCTATCGCTACATGGGTGTGATCCACAGAAATTGCACGACTCATTCGAGCGGATGCCTGGTGTGTTGTATTCAGGACATATGCCATGTTTATTGGGCATATGAGGGGATTTCTGTGGACGACGAGTGGGCCATGATCCCATCAGGCGTCCACGCCGTTGACCAGTCTTTGTATGACGAATTCCATCAAGCGCTGGAAGCGAACCTTCCGGCGGACTTTGAGGATTTGAAGAACGATATCCTTTTGAACGCGCAGAGCGACGCGCGGGAATTCCTGGGATACCTCATTCGCGAGCAGATCCAGTCCAAAAagagcgatggcgatggaatTTCTTTCGACGACATGTTCGAGCTCGAAACACAACAGGCTTGGACATGTACCGATTGCGGCAGAACGAAATCCGACAAGTCCAAGACAATGCAGCTGGGCCTGTACGTGCCACTCAATCAAGAAGGCCTGGAAGATGGAAGGACGCTGAAATCGTGCCTCGAATCGAATTTTGCAAGTACTTTCCGCATCAGATGCGACAGTGCTTTCTGCATAGCCAACACAGCTTCAACCGAGCAACATTCAGACGGTCCGGAAAGGCAGGTCGTGACAACGATCACACAAGCTCCAGAAGTACTGTTCATACAATTCGGCCGCTTCGACAATCTGGCGAACAAGATATTCACGGAGATCAGGTATCCTGAATTCCTTGATCTGAACGCGCACCGTGAGCCGGGCCTTGTGGACGAGGAGTGTATCTATCGTCTAGATTCGGTGGTCGCTCACAAAGGATCTGACATTGACAGCGGACACTATGTAGCTGCTGTGAGACGAATTGATGAAGACGGCTTCTTGGTcgtcgacgacagcgacgagatTGCTGTTTCCAGAGGCGGCGACTTCCAGGAGATGCTGAAGCCGACCTCGCAGGGATGGAAAGGGGAGGCCTTTATACTCATGTACACTAAACTGTGA
- a CDS encoding uncharacterized protein (MEROPS:MER0002476) has product MVFSWLASWVFGPVEEPPRLVPRPLGNLNELAARANTAAAATIDTTAAATDIAGRQRLKPFVRKSQPQQEPQQEPQQDLQQEPQQYSRSDYATMFIDLSAKVRELEGEVRGLEGEVEEKDDLLAELSEENALLAATAKAKAPEQKETGTQMSSPLGSKRRSPSHSPGPSKPRKKAKLTERQIASLVKYDGKHRRTGQIINPEGVVGGIISSQFPTTLKNWESKGLRNTSGADCYRNAALQALLHVPAVYHLLGNMHRDCKKKLDKCVTCALQDVFQRYWSTERPQKKNEYFQYKDLDKAVLANIPKEPAPGSSAESLVEMRANRQLDALNYVQFLLEHLSKLSDNDLPESVEQVFVFVDQSKGQKTIARIDAEEEEEEPLRTRKFELIRTPEVLIVQQKRFSMTKTGATKKLMDKVDCEEYLNLGPYTGDGSDVIYRLDAVVAHMGKGIREGHYVTTVRRQDGDGFETLSDEEVLPTDDIQRFYYPQLRRSKLQPYILFYSKVRSAVDVAPGKN; this is encoded by the exons ATGGTTTTCAGCTGGTTGGCATCGTGGGTGTTCGGACCTGTGGAAGAACCGCCCAGGCTGGTCCCCAGGCCACTTGGGAACCTCAACGAATTAGCTGCACGTGCAaacactgctgctgcggccacTATCGAtactactgctgctgcgaccgACATAGCAGGACGACAAAGATTGAAGCCATTTGTGCGTAAAAGTCAGCCTCAGCAAGAACCTCAGCAAGAACCTCAGCAAGATCTTCAGCAAGAGCCTCAGCAATACAGTAGAAGTGATTATGCTACCATGTTCATCGACCTTTCAGCAAAGGTTAGGGAGCTAGAAGGAGAGGTCAGGGGCCTAGAAGGAGAGGTGGAAGAGAAGGACGATCTCCTAGCGGAGCTAAGCGAGGAGAACGCTCTTCTGGCTGCTACAGCGAAAGCGAAGGCACCGGAGCAGAAAGAGACTGGGACCCAAATGTCTTCACCACTTGGAAGCAAACGTCGCTCGCCTTCCCATTCTCCTGGTCCTTCCAAGCCTCGAAAAAAGGCCAAGCTCACGGAGAGGCAGATTGCCTCGCTGGTGAAATATGACGGCAAACACAGGCGAACTGGCCAAATCATCAACCCTGAAGGAGTGGTAGGAGGCATCATTTCCAGTCAATTTCCGACAACGCTCAAGAATTGGGAGTCGAAAGGTCTTCGCAATACTTCAGGTGCTGATTGCTATCGGAACGCCGCTCTCCAGGCTCTGCTCCACGTGCCGGCCGTCTACCATTTGCTGGGAAACATGCACCGCGATTGCAAAAAGAAGTTGGACAAGTGCGTTACGTGTGCATTGCAAGATGTGTTTCAACGCTACTGGAGCACTGAAAGACCTCAAAAAAAGAACGAGTATTTCCAGTACAAGGATTTGGACAAGGCCGTGCTTGCGAATATTCCTAAGGAACCAGCACCTGGCTCAAGTGCAGAAAGCCTCGTTGAGATGCGTGCCAACCGACAATTGGATGCCTTGAACTATGTGCAGTTTCTTTTGGAACATCTCAGCAAGCTCTCTGACAACGATCTCCCCGAGAGCGTGGAGCAGGTCTTCG TGTTTGTTGACCAGTCGAAAGGACAGAAGACAATT GCTCGAATtgatgccgaagaggaggaggaagaaccTCTGCGGACGAGGAAGTTCGAGCTCATCAGGACACCAGAAGTCTTGATTGTGCAGCAAAAGCGCTTCTCCATGACTAAAACCGGTGCCACGAAGAAGCTCATGGACAAAGTCGACTGTGAAGAATATCTCAATCTCGGTCCATACACAGGAGACGGCAGTGATGTCATCTACCGATTGGACGCTGTTGTTGCGCATATGGGAAAGGGTATTAGGGAAGGCCATTACGTTACTACTGTGCGGCGACAGGATGGTGACGGATTTGAGACGCTGAGTGACGAGGAAGTCTTACCAACAGACGACATTCAGCGCTTTTATTATCCTCAACTCCGAAGGAGCAAGTTGCAACCATatatcctcttctactcCAAGGTCAGGAGTGCCGTGGACGTTGCTCCTGGGAAGAATTGA
- a CDS encoding uncharacterized protein (CAZy:GH5), translating to MSTGILKVQGDQVVGSNDGKSVVLRGAALGGWMNMENFITGYPGHESQHRKSMLKVLGKEKYERFFDMFLTYFFQESDAKFFASKGLNCLRLPFNYHHFEDDMDPRVLKESGFKHLDRVVELCAKEGIYTILDLHALPGGQNCDWHSDNVTNWAAFWEHKDFQDRVIWLWSEIAKRYKDNPWVAGYNLINEPCDPEHWRLPTFYDRIEKEVRKIDPEHILWLDGNTFAMEWKCFEHVLPNTVYGLHDYSMMGFPKGKTYTGAQEQDHQLESQFLRKAEFMRQHGSPVWNGEFGPVYADPKLDEDHEAINAARTNLLSKQLEIYDKYQIHWSIWLFKDIGLQGMVHLNPESPYMKRIAGFLEKKRQLQLDAWGRRPSKEVEDVIFPLVDFIDKHIPQSKEMYPTPWNTERQITRLVNQLWMSGCLSDEFAELFKDLSLEELDEIAKSFAFENCIQRQGLNEVLERHAKVSGEGKKVDWTEFQHGAAQQQKMELD from the exons ATGTCTACTGGAATTTTGAAAGTTCAAGGCGATCAAGTGGTAGGAAGCAATGATGGGAAATCCGTGGTGCTCAGAGGCGCAGCATTGGGTGGGTGGATGAATATGGAAAAT TTCATCACTGGCTACCCAGGCCACGAATCCCAGCATCGCAAATCAATGCTTAAAGTCCTCGGAAAAGAGAAATACGAACGTTTCTTCGACATGTTCCTTACGTACTTCTTTCAAGAATCCGATGCGAAGTTCTTCGCTTCGAAGGGATTGAACTGTCTTCGACTACCGTTCAACTACCACCACTTCGAGGACGACATGGATCCGAGGGTCCTCAAAGAAAGCGGTTTCAAGCACTTGGACAGAGTCGTAGAGCTGTGTGCAAAAGAGGGTATCTACACGATCTTGGATCTGCACGCTCTGCCAGGAGGACAGAATTGCGATTGGCATTCCGACAATGTGACCAACTGGGCTGCCTTCTGGGAACACAAAGACTTCCAAGATCGTGTCATTTGGCTCTGGAGCGAGATCGCTAAGCGCTATAAGGACAATCCGTGGGTCGCGGGATATAATCTGATCAATGAGCCTTGTGATCCGGAACATTGGCGCTTACCAACTTTCTATGATCGGATCGAAAAGGAAGTGAGGAAGATTGATCCAGAGCACATTCTGTGGTTGGATGGGAATACCTTTGCGATGGAATGGAAGTGTTTCGAACATGTGCTTCCAAATACTGTGTATGGTTTGCATGACTACAGTATGATGGGCTTCCCGAAAGGCAAGACGTATACTGGAgcgcaagagcaagatcatCAGTTGGAGAGCCAGTTCCTGAGAAAGGCGGAGTTCATGAGGCAACATGGTTCTCCGGTCTGGAATGGAGAGTTTGGACCTGTCTATGCTGATCCGAAGCTGGATGAAGACCATGAAGCCATCAACGCTGCCCGGACGAACTTATTGAGCAAGCAATTAGAGATCTATGACAAGTACCAAATCCATTGGTCGATCTGGCTGTTCAAAGATATTGGACTGCAGGGAATGGTCCACTTGAATCCGGAATCGCCTTATATGAAGCGTATCGCTGGATTCCTGGAGAAGAAACGCCAATTGCAACTTGACGCGTGGGGTCGTCGGCcctctaaggaagtcgaggaTGTTATCTTTCCTCTTGTTGATTTCATTGACAAGCACATCCCGCAGAGTAAGGAAATGTATCCCACGCCATGGAACACGGAACGTCAAATCACAAGGCTGGTCAATCAGCTTTGGATGAGCGGATGTTTGAGCGACGAATTTGCAGAGCTCTTCAAAGACCTGAGCCTagaggagctggacgagaTCGCGAAGAGTTTCGCGTTTGAGAATTGCATCCAGCGACAAGGACTGAACGAGGTGTTGGAAAGGCATGCGAAAGTCTCAGGCGAAGGCAAGAAGGTGGATTGGACCGAGTTCCAACATGGAGCAGCTCAACAACAAAAGATGGAGCTTGATTAG